A single Musa acuminata AAA Group cultivar baxijiao chromosome BXJ2-1, Cavendish_Baxijiao_AAA, whole genome shotgun sequence DNA region contains:
- the LOC135599089 gene encoding ABC transporter A family member 1-like, with product MGRSQRQLRAVLRKNWLLKIRHPFATCAEILLPTIVMLMLIGIRSRADTQIHPVQAYIRKGMLVEVGKSEISPSFDSILKLLFVNGEHLAFAPDTDKTRLMLDVLSSKFPLLKMVGRLYKNEADLENYIRSELYGVNDQVRNLSNPKIKGAVVFHAQGPQTFDYSIRLNHTWAFSGFPNVKTIMDVNGPYLNDLELGVNIVPILQYGFSGFLTLQQVMDSLIILLAQLNGTNVMSESINVTETLSPFIGPRSHVNFRWTEFIPENIRIVPFPTREYTDDEFQSIVKIVMGLFYHVL from the exons ATGGGGAGGTCTCAGCGGCAGCTGAGGGCCGTGCTCCGCAAGAACTGGCTTCTCAAAATCCGCCACCCTTTCGCCACCTGTGCTGAG ATTCTGCTGCCAACGATTGTGATGTTGATGCTCATCGGAATAAGGTCTAGAGCTGACACGCAAATTCACCCCGTGCAAGC GTATATTAGAAAGGGCATGCTTGTTGAGGTGGGCAAAAGTGAGATCTCTCCAAGTTTTGACAGTATTTTGAAGTTGTTGTTCGTGAACGGTGAACATCTCGCTTTTGCACCTGACACCGACAAAACAAGGTTGATGCTGGACGTGCTCTCTTCGAAGTTTCCGCTCCTAAAG ATGGTTGGCAGACTTTACAAGAATGAAGCTGACCTGGAAAATTACATAAGGTCAGAACTGTACGGCGTCAATGATCAAGTGAG GAACCTATCAAATCCCAAGATCAAAGGAGCAGTAGTTTTTCACGCACAAGGTCCTCAAACATTTGACTATAGCATACGTCTTAATCACACATGGGCTTTCTCAGGTTTTCCTAATGTTAAAACCATCATGGATGTAAACGGACCATATCTCAACGACCTCGAGCTCGGTGTTAACATTGTACCAATTCTTCAATATGGATTCAGTGGATTTCTGACC TTGCAGCAGGTgatggattcattgataattCTTCTTGCACAACTAAATGGAACTAATGTTATGTCTGAGAGTATAAATGTAACAGAAACATTATCACCTTTTATTGGACCTCGCTCTCATGTGAACTTCAGATGGACGGAGtttattccagaaaatatcagaaTTGTACCATTTCCAACTCGAGAATATACAGATGATGAGTTCCAGTCAATTGTGAAGATTGTCATGGGATTATT tTATCATGTGCTATAA
- the LOC103973990 gene encoding ras-related protein RABE1c, which produces MAAPPARARADYDYLIKLLLIGDSGVGKSCLLLRFSDGSFTTSFITTIGIDFKIRTIELDGKRIKLQIWDTAGQERFRTITTAYYRGAMGILLVYDVTDESSFNNIRNWIRNIEQHASDSVNKVLVGNKADMDESKRAVPTSKGQALADEYGIKFFETSAKTNLNVEQVFFSIARDIKQRLAETDSKPEDRTIKINKPDQTAADGTAAATSSCCGS; this is translated from the exons ATGGCGGCTCCTCCTGCTAGGGCTCGGGCGGACTACGATTACCTCATCAAGCTTCTTCTGATCGGTGACAGCG GTGTTGGAAAGAGTTGCCTCCTTTTGCGTTTCTCAGATGGTTCCTTTACTACCAGTTTTATTACCACAATCGG CAttgattttaagataagaacaattGAACTGGATGGCAAGAGGATTAAACTACAGATTTGGGACACTGCTGGACAGGAACGCTTTCGAACTATCACAACTG CTTACTACCGAGGCGCTATGGGCATTTTGCTCGTTTATGATGTCACTGATGAATCttctttcaata ACATAAGGAACTGGATTCGCAACATTGAACAGCATGCTTCTGATAGCGTAAACAAAGTTTTGGTTGGTAACAAGGCTGATATGGATGAAAGTAAAAGG GCTGTGCCGACATCAAAGGGGCAAGCTCTTGCTGATGAATATGGGATTAAGTTTTTCGAGACT AGTGCAAAGACGAACCTTAATGTTGAACAAGTCTTCTTTTCAATTGCAAGAGATATCAAGCAGAGACTTGCAGAAACTGATTCAAAACCTGAG GATCGGACCATCAAGATAAACAAACCAGACCAGACAGCTGCAGATGGCACTGCTGCAGCAACATCGTCGTGCTGTGGTTCCTGA